A genomic window from Nematostella vectensis chromosome 9, jaNemVect1.1, whole genome shotgun sequence includes:
- the LOC5518187 gene encoding gamma-secretase subunit PEN-2, which produces MDLRKVSDEEKVKLCRKYTLVGLAFLPFLWLVNAIWFFREAFCRESFPGQKSMRSNVIKSFIGFSIWAAGLSTWIVMYQTNRASWGELGDTLSFLIPLGEP; this is translated from the exons ATGGACCTAAGGAAAGTCTCGGACGAAGAGAAAGTCAAGTTGTGTAGGAAATACACATTAG TTGGTCTGGCGTTTTTGCCTTTTCTCTGGCTTGTCAATGCTATTTGGTTCTTCCGCGAAGCATTTTGTAGAGAATCTTTTCCAGGACAGAAAAGCATGAGATCGA ACGTCATCAAATCCTTTATTGGGTTTTCAATCTGGGCTGCTGGACTGTCTACTTGGATTGTGATGTACCAAACCAACAGGGCATCATGGGGGGAGCTTGGTGATACACTGTCCTTTCTTATCCCTCTGGGAGAGCCCTAG
- the LOC5518188 gene encoding nonsense-mediated mRNA decay factor SMG9 isoform X3 gives MEDEGRKGSERGRGFRGGRRRDRGYRDRNPRGRIDVPPAQSPPTMKTPIILTKSNTDKVQESPVKHILLKSRESDESRPVEGNPISNIISPTTPSQLQQEDERVSIGAEAASLGGIVNVPGAITIQRSSGTYSAPSQQGRTEGIPVPSLSGLKVNTTDSEPHLCIPLLDENLHWTDAALESLLDQTDFLVVGAIGLQGTGKSTILSMLAGATPTTEPRSYLFYPQTRQAQENGSNQTVGVNLGITTERIILLDTQALLSPAILDHVIHHDRSIPAEFSSPENFIEMQSLQLVTFLMTVCHVIIVVQDWFADINLMRLLMTAEMLKPSSVPHGSSHETTGAGSAQDNTEDHYPDVVLHLAMSYIPWFQSLVRLLVLQCFVVLCIEMSCSVFSSMYGYVLQCF, from the exons ATGGAGGACGAGGGTAGAAAAGGTAGTGAGCGTGGTCGGGGTTTTCGTGGAGGGAGACGGAGAGACAGAGGCTATCGAGACAGAAACCCACGG GGGAGAATTGATGTCCCTCCAGCTCAGTCTCCACCTACCATGAAAACACCAATCATCTTGACAAAGTCAAATACAGACAAG GTGCAGGAATCTCCTGTAAAACACATCCTTTTAAAGTCAAG GGAGTCTGATGAGAGTAGGCCTGTGgaaggaaacccgataagcaACATCATATCACCTACTACACCATCTCAGCTTCAGCAGGAAGATGAGCGTGTTTCCATCGGTGCTGAAGCAGCTAGCCTGGGTGGGATAGTCAATGTCCCTGGGGCCATAACCATACAACGCAGCTCGGGCACTTATAGTGCACCATCACAACAAG GTCGCACGGAGGGAATACCAGTACCAAGCTTATCAGGGCTAAAGGTCAACACAACTGATAGTGAACCACACTTGTGTATTCCTCTGCTGGATGAAAACCTCCACTGGACTGATGCTGCTTTGGAG TCCCTCCTAGACCAGACTGATTTCTTAGTTGTGGGTGCAATAGGCCTGCAAGGTACTGGGAAGTCTACCATACTCTCGATGTTGGCAGGagcaacaccaacaacagAACCAAG GTCATATCTGTTTTATCCACAAACTAGACaagcacag GAGAACGGAAGTAACCAGACTGTTGGTGTGAACCTTGGTATAACAACTGAACGAATTATCCTACTTGATACACAG GCTTTGCTTAGTCCTGCAATCCTTGACCACGTGATCCACCATGATCGCTCTATTCCAGCAGAATTCTCGTCCCCAGAAAACTTCATTGAGATGCAG TCCCTTCAGCTTGTGACATTTCTCATGACTGTTTGTCATGTGATCATTGTGGTGCAAGACTGGTTCGCTGACATTAATTTAATGAG ATTGCTAATGACAGCGGAGATGTTAAAACCCTCATCTGTTCCGCACGGGAGCTCTCATGAGACAACAGG TGCAGGCAGTGCTCAAGACAATACGGAAGACCATTACCCAGATGTGG TCTTGCATTTGGCGATGTCTTacataccctggttccagagcctcgtgcGTCTCTTGGTCTTACAGTGTTTTGTTGTCTTATGTATAGAGATGTCTTGCAGTGTTTTTAGTTCTATGTATGGTTATGTCTTGCAGTGTTTTTAG